One stretch of candidate division TA06 bacterium DNA includes these proteins:
- the larA gene encoding nickel-dependent lactate racemase, translated as MPEITLDYGLGKTSLSLPEANLSGILSLPPTPGLADIPLAVTQALEHPIKSPPLKELLLARRPKNILLILSDHTRVIPHYPRILSSLCDQMNLAGIDCNHVHALIATGSHRAPTCEERQELYGERVFDQLNLYAHKCDQDCISVGNVNSREIELNKMLLTSDFTIATGKITPHYLAGFSGGRKAVMPGCAARQTIAQNHALIALGQNAPGKLEGNPIHAEMERAAELARIDFLLNVVPTPDGEIAGVFAGHWQKAWLEGVELCRQVWSAPVKEPVDCVIASAGGHPLDIDLYQMQRILNNLAPAVKPGGTIVLVGQCPEGAGQLDFGRWMRDYSAAEILQTPQDQITAEAHRAYATALVMKKCRVCLVSGMDPALVEKMQFKSLPDLNAAVEYLRERHGKDFSCYVVPKGNAIMLGGPIVKNKHSNSKK; from the coding sequence ATGCCAGAGATCACCCTTGATTACGGCCTGGGGAAGACCAGCCTTTCCCTTCCGGAGGCCAATCTGTCAGGCATTTTAAGTCTTCCCCCAACCCCGGGGCTTGCCGATATCCCTTTGGCGGTGACCCAAGCCCTGGAGCACCCCATTAAAAGCCCGCCTCTTAAGGAACTTCTGCTGGCCCGGCGCCCCAAGAACATTTTGCTGATCCTGTCCGACCACACCCGGGTAATTCCCCATTATCCACGGATACTGAGCTCCCTGTGCGACCAGATGAACCTGGCCGGGATAGACTGCAACCATGTCCACGCCCTGATCGCCACCGGCAGCCACCGGGCCCCCACCTGCGAGGAGCGCCAGGAACTTTACGGGGAACGGGTGTTCGACCAGCTGAATCTGTACGCCCACAAATGCGACCAGGACTGCATCTCGGTTGGTAATGTCAACAGCCGGGAGATCGAGCTCAACAAGATGCTTTTGACCTCGGACTTCACCATCGCCACCGGCAAGATCACCCCCCACTACCTGGCCGGGTTCTCCGGCGGCCGCAAGGCCGTAATGCCCGGCTGCGCCGCCAGGCAGACCATCGCCCAAAACCACGCCCTGATAGCCCTGGGACAGAACGCCCCGGGCAAGCTGGAGGGCAACCCCATTCACGCCGAGATGGAGCGAGCCGCCGAACTGGCCCGAATAGACTTTCTGCTTAACGTGGTGCCCACCCCAGACGGCGAGATCGCCGGAGTTTTCGCCGGGCACTGGCAAAAAGCCTGGCTGGAAGGGGTGGAACTTTGCCGCCAGGTCTGGTCGGCGCCGGTGAAAGAGCCGGTGGACTGCGTGATCGCCTCGGCCGGCGGCCACCCCCTGGACATAGACCTTTACCAGATGCAGAGGATACTTAACAACCTGGCCCCGGCGGTTAAACCCGGCGGGACAATTGTGCTGGTGGGCCAGTGCCCCGAAGGCGCGGGCCAGCTGGATTTTGGGCGCTGGATGCGCGACTACTCCGCCGCCGAGATACTGCAGACCCCCCAGGACCAGATCACCGCCGAGGCCCACCGGGCCTACGCCACGGCCTTGGTGATGAAGAAATGCCGGGTTTGTCTGGTCAGCGGAATGGACCCGGCCCTGGTGGAGAAGATGCAGTTCAAGAGCCTGCCGGACCTGAACGCCGCGGTGGAGTATTTAAGGGAAAGGCACGGAAAGGATTTTAGTTGTTATGTGGTGCCCAAGGGCAATGCGATAATGCTGGGGGGACCAATAGTAAAAAATAAACATTCAAATAGTAAAAAATAA
- a CDS encoding Glu/Leu/Phe/Val dehydrogenase yields MADKSFNAFKMAQEQFDKVAEKLGLDQATRDLLRNPIREFHFSIPVRMDDGSVKVFQGYRVQHNDSRGPCKGGIRFHPQETVDTVKALATWMTWKCSVVDIPLGGGKGGVICDPHHLSEREQEGICRGWVRQVAYNVGPVQDVPAPDVMTNGQHMVWMMDEYERIHNGRFPGMITGKPLGVGGSLGRTEATGYGCVYVMREALREMGIDIKKTKAAFQGFGNVSQYAVKLYKEYGGTPVCVSCWDQTDQKSYTFLKKSGVDADELLKFTDRFGGINKDKAKAAGYEVLSGDAWIEQDVEILVPAALENQITKDNAPKMGKNVKLIVEGANGPTTPEADEIIHQRGIFMIPDFLANAGGVTCSYFEQVQCNMNYFWTKDEVLSKLDTKMTDAFLKVSALAREKKVYMRDAAYMIAIQRVADACKIRGWV; encoded by the coding sequence ATGGCGGACAAATCCTTCAATGCCTTCAAAATGGCCCAGGAGCAATTCGACAAGGTTGCCGAAAAGCTGGGCCTGGACCAGGCCACCCGAGACCTGCTCCGCAACCCGATCCGCGAGTTCCATTTCTCCATCCCGGTGCGGATGGACGACGGTTCGGTCAAGGTCTTTCAGGGTTACCGGGTACAGCACAACGACTCCCGCGGACCCTGCAAGGGCGGCATCCGCTTCCATCCCCAGGAGACGGTGGACACCGTCAAAGCTTTAGCCACCTGGATGACCTGGAAGTGCTCGGTGGTCGACATTCCCCTGGGCGGCGGCAAGGGCGGCGTGATCTGCGATCCGCATCACCTTTCGGAACGCGAACAGGAAGGGATCTGCCGCGGCTGGGTGCGCCAGGTGGCCTACAACGTGGGCCCGGTCCAGGACGTGCCGGCCCCCGACGTGATGACCAACGGACAGCACATGGTGTGGATGATGGACGAGTACGAGAGGATCCACAACGGACGCTTTCCGGGCATGATCACCGGCAAACCTCTGGGAGTGGGCGGTTCATTAGGGCGGACAGAGGCCACCGGCTACGGCTGCGTCTATGTGATGAGGGAAGCTCTGCGCGAGATGGGCATCGACATCAAGAAGACCAAGGCGGCCTTCCAGGGATTCGGCAACGTCTCCCAGTACGCCGTCAAGCTGTACAAGGAATACGGCGGGACCCCGGTCTGCGTGTCCTGCTGGGACCAGACCGACCAGAAATCATACACCTTCCTCAAGAAGAGCGGAGTGGACGCCGATGAGCTGCTGAAGTTCACCGACCGCTTTGGCGGGATCAACAAGGACAAGGCCAAGGCCGCCGGCTACGAAGTGCTTTCCGGAGACGCCTGGATCGAACAGGACGTGGAGATCCTGGTTCCGGCCGCCCTGGAGAACCAGATCACCAAGGACAACGCCCCCAAGATGGGCAAGAACGTCAAGCTGATCGTGGAAGGCGCCAACGGGCCGACCACCCCCGAAGCCGACGAGATCATCCACCAGCGCGGCATCTTCATGATCCCAGACTTTTTGGCCAACGCCGGCGGCGTGACCTGCAGCTATTTTGAGCAGGTGCAGTGCAACATGAACTACTTCTGGACCAAGGACGAAGTGCTTTCCAAGCTGGACACCAAGATGACAGACGCCTTCCTGAAGGTTTCGGCCCTGGCCCGGGAAAAGAAGGTCTACATGCGCGACGCGGCCTACATGATCGCCATTCAGCGGGTGGCTGATGCCTGCAAGATTAGAGGATGGGTATAA